The DNA segment GACGACCAGCTGCCCCGTTTCTTCCAGGATGAAACCCTTCCCCCGCACAACGTCGGATGGAATTTCACCGCCGCCGAGTTGCAGGGCGCCAAGGTTTAACGTTTTTCAACCCGTTGTCCGGGCACCATGCCGTGTCCGGACAACGACGCAGACATGCATCGTACCCCTGGCGATGGCCAGTGGACGAGCCGGGACGCCACCCCGTATCCGCGAAGGATCCGTGGCGATGATCGCGAGCGAAGGAGAACGCCGCCACAAGGCGCGTCCCTGAATATGCCTGATTTGATATAGTCCGGCGAATACGTGTCTCGATATATATAACGCTCGCGATCACCGGCGGCATGCTGAATCGATATCCCCACCCGGTCCGGACTTGGCGCCCGTCGCGCCCGGACCGGGGTCAGTGGAAAACAAGGCCTTACGGGTCATGACGCGTCGGCGGAATACGTGCGTTCCCAGGGAATGTCGTGCCTGGTTCGTGGCATTCCCCCAGGAACGCCCGTGATTTTTTGGCGCTTTCGTGTTGACGCTCCCGCAAGGCCGGAGCATCCCTTGTGGCCAGAGCAATGTGGGTTCAGCCGGGCGTCGCGTGGTCTTTCCCGGTGGACGGGTTGTTTTTTTCGTTTCGTATCCAAGGAATGAACGATGAAATTTGTTTGGATCGCCCTGGCGGGAGCCATGGGCACATTGTGCCGGTATTGGCTTTCGGGCTTGGTCTATGATTTGCTGGGGCGGGAGTTTCCCTGGGGAACCTGGGCGGTGAACATTCTGGGGGCTTTTTTGTTCGGCTTGGTCTGGATCATGGCCGAGGAGCGGGGACTGCTCTCGGCTCAGGCCAGGTTATTTATTTTGACCGGATTCATGGGCGCGTTCACGACCTTTTCGACCTTTATTTTTGAAAGTGGCGGCCTGCTCAATGACGGGCAGTGGCTGAAACTCATGCTCAATGTCGGCGGACAGAACGCGGTTGGCTTCCTGGCCCTGTATCTGGGCACGGGCCTGGGCCGGCTGGTGTAGGGAGGTGGCATGAACAAACTTGTCGATGTCAAGATAGTCAGGATTTTTTTAGATGAAGAGGCTCGCCACCAGGGCCGGCCAACCCATGAGTCCATCGTGAACGAGGCCCGGCAACGTGGCTTGGCCGGCGCCACGGTCAGTCGCGGAATCATGGGATTTGGGGCCAGCAGCTTGCTGCACACGGCCAAGATCTTGCGCTTGTCCGAAAATTTGCCGGTCATGGTCGAGATCGTGGACGTTCCGGCCCG comes from the Deltaproteobacteria bacterium genome and includes:
- the crcB gene encoding fluoride efflux transporter CrcB, producing the protein MKFVWIALAGAMGTLCRYWLSGLVYDLLGREFPWGTWAVNILGAFLFGLVWIMAEERGLLSAQARLFILTGFMGAFTTFSTFIFESGGLLNDGQWLKLMLNVGGQNAVGFLALYLGTGLGRLV